TCTACCTATTTAGGAGGCTCGTCCAACGAATTATTATCGAGTTTATACTGCACCCCCAGCAATGAGCTGATTGCGGTTATTTCAACCAGTTCCACTAATTTCCCCACATCGGCAGATGCCTTTGACAAAACGTTTAACGGCGGAGGAAGTACCGTTGCCATCCAGAGTTCCATAGAATTTCCAAATGGATCAGACATTGCCGTCACAAAATTCAACGCTGCAGGAACCGGACTGGTCGGCTCCACCTATTTTGGAGGAACCAGTAATGACGGATTAAATCTTCATCCCTCCACTTTGTTTAATTACGGAGACGATACAAGAAATGATATCGCACTGGATAATTCCGGAAATATTTATATCGTATCGACTACCAGTTCCTCGAATATACCCGGCACAGCCGGAAAGGCACAGCCAAGTATAGGCGGCGGTTCGTATGATGGTGTTGTGGCTAAATTCAATTCAGGTTTATCTTCATTAAACTGGGCTACCTATTATGGCGGGTCCGGAGCAGATGCCGCTTACAGCATTTCCTTAGACATTGCCAGCAATATTTTTATTTGCGGCGGTACAAACAGCAGCAATTTGCCCGGAAGAACCAACGGGCTTAACACCACTTACCGGGGTGGTACAACTGATGGATATGTTGCCAAACTCGATAATAACGGGAACAGTGTATTGGCCGCCACTTATTTAGGTACCGCCGGCTACGATCAGGCTTACCTGATGGATGTGGATAAAAATGATAACATCTATATATTCGGTCAGACTTTGGGCAGTTATCCCGTTACGGCAGGTGTATATTCAAACGCCAACTCCAATCAATTCCTCCACAAGCTCAACAACAGTTTAAATACAACCGCATTTTCGACTGTATTTGGAAGGCCTAACTATAGCCTGATTAATATTTCCCCTACCGCTCTTTTGGTGGACATTTGCGGAAACATTTATGCGGCTGGCTGGGGAGGCGGTGTAAATTCTGGCTTCCAGCCAAATGCTGGCACCACTGCCCAAATGCCTGTTACGGCAGATGCCTATAAAAGCAGTACGGACAACAAAGATTTTTATTTTATTAATCTTAATCAAAATGCAAGCAGCCTTAAATATGCATCCTACTTCGGAGAAAATGGCGGAGTCGGCGACCATGTAGACGGGGGTACGAGTAGATTTGATAAAAACGGTATCATCTATCAGGCTGTTTGTGCCAGTTGCAATGCAACCAATTCATTTCCCGTTACGGCCGGCACTGTTGGACAAAATAATAATTCCATTAACTGCAACATGGCCGGGTTCAAATTCAAATTTGATTTGACAGGTCTCCAGATCATTACGGCAGCCGGAAACCCATCGGCCGGATGCTCTCCGCTATCTGTAAATTTCACCTACACCGCCACTCAACCCGCCACTCAATTTTTCTGGAATTTCGGTGACGGTTCCACTTCGACAGCTGAATTCCCTTCGCATACATTCAACAATCCCGGAACATACACCGTAAAACTTGTCATCAAAGACCCCAATAACTGTAACCCAGCCGACTCCGCTACATTTACGATTACCGTTCGGGAAAAGAAAACCAATCCTATCAGCAGAACAATTTGTGAAGGGCAGTCTGTTACCGTTGGCAATCAGACATTCAATACCACCGGTACGTATAGTGTAACCTTACAAACGACTCAAGGATGTGACTCAGTGGTAAATTTAAACCTTGTCGTCAATCCAACAAAAAGTACCAGTATCAGCAGAACCATCTGCCAGGGACAATCGGTAACAATAGGCAACCAAACCTTTAATCAGACCGGAAACTTTTCCGTTACCTTACAAACCTCTGCTAACTGCGATTCTATTGTGAGCCTGAATCTTACTGTAAAACAACCTTTCACCACCAATATCAGCAGAACTATCTGTCAGGGACAATCAGTCACCGTAGGAACCCAAACCTTCAATCAAACCGGAGTCTTTACCGTTCTGCTTCAATCATCCGATAATTGTGATTCCACGGTCATATTAAATCTGACTGTCAATCCACCTGTTGCAACAACTATTTCAAGAACCATCTGTCAGGGACAATCCGTCACCATTGGAAATCAGACTTTCAATCAGACAGGAACTTTTTCGGTGACGTTGGTTTCCTCTCAAAACTGTGATTCTGTTGTTACATTAAATTTATCCGTCAATGATGTCCTCACTACTCAGCTCAATCAAACCGTTTGTACAGGCGGCAGTGTCACCATCGGCAACCAGACCTTCTACACAACAGGAAGCTATTCCGTAACATTGACATCCGCACAGCGCTGCGACAGTATTGTCAACCTCCAGCTGCTGGTAACAGACACGATTGTTGCCAATATAACGGCATCCATCTGTGAAGGAGAAAGGTATTTCATCGGAAATCAGGTATTTACAGCGAGTGGTGACTATTCGGTATACTTAACGGCTGCTGCCGGCTGCGACAGCACCGTACATTTGTCGCTAACCGTAAATAATATTGCACGAACAACCATCGACAGAATAATTTGTGATAATGACAGTGTTGTAATCGGAACCCAGGTCTTTAAAGACGCCGGAACTTATACGGTAACGTTAACTTCCTCGCAGCAATGTGACAGCATCATAACATTAAACCTCACTGTAAACCCTACCAGATCCACGGATGTGTTTTCAACCATCTGTGAAGGGGATTCCGTTTCAATAGGCACACAGATATTCAGGGAAACTGGCGTATATACGATTCCGTTACAAACAACAGTAAGCTGCGACAGTAATGTAACCTTGCATCTTACGGTCAATCCGCTAAAACGCACCAATTTTACAGAATCCATTTGTGAGGGCAGCAGCTATTCATTCAACAATCAGATTTTGACCGAACCGGGAGATTACTCACAAATACTTTCCACGTCATTGGATTGTGACAGTATCATTACACTTACACTTATTGTACATCCGAATGTTTCCATCGATATTCTCAGAGAAATTTGCGAAGGGGACTCCGTCACCATAGGGACACAATCCTTTAAGGAAACAGGGAATTACACTGTAAAATTACTCGGCTCTTTCCGATGTGACAGTACCGTTAACCTGTCCCTGACTGTTCATCCGCCGAAGAGCACGCAACTGGAAAGAACAATTTGTGCGGGTGATTCGGTAATGATAGGGAATCAAACATTTAAGGAAGATGGTAATTATGTTGTAATCCTGAACACCTCAAAAGGATGTGACAGTACTGTATTCCTGACGTTGAACGTAAACAGTACGCCTGTCATTAACGCATCCGTTGATAAATCAATTGTTTTGCCGGGCGAAGCTGTACAATTAGATGTTACAGCATCGGGCAGCTATTCCTTCAACTGGACACCGGCCGGAGCAGTCAGTAATCCATTGATAGCCAATCCGACCGCCATTGTAAATACACCAACCTGGTTCGTTGTGAGGGCATCCGATATTACAACAGAATGTGCATCTGTCGACTCTGTATTCGTTGACGTGGAAATTCTGCCCTGTGTAAAAGAAAATATTTTTATCCCCAATGCATTTTCTCCGAATGGTGATGGAATAAACGATCACTTTGTTCCGAGATCCACCATTCTGTTATCCATGCGATTGCAGGTTTATGACAGATGGGGAAATAAAGTTTTTGAAAGCAATGACCCCGCGCAAGGATGGGATGGAACCTATAAAGGACAGCCTGCACAGGTAGACGCTTATGGTTATCATTTTACCGGAACATGCACTGACGGCGGCAATATAACATTAAAGGGCAACGTAACGCTTCTGAGGTAAAAAAATTGTGTATTTTTCTACAAAGCACCTTGTAATTAGGAAATTTTAACTAATTTTGCCGTACAAGCCATTAAAACTTTTTAAGTCTTGATGACATAATCAGCCCTCGTTTTCTTTATTGGTAATAAAAACCTACATTATCAGAATGTAGTTCTTTTGGGGTAATTATTAATTTACTATTCATTCATAACTGTTTTTAAAATGCATTACATGAAGTGTTTTATTTTAAACGTATTTTTTATTTGTGCAGTCCACGCAGCCTTTTCACAAGACGGCGTAAATGCACCCAACCAGCGGGAAAGTATAAAAGCTTCCTTAAAAGGCAAACAAGTCAGCATCGAAAACCGGTCGTTTGATTTTAGGGTGCTGAAATATTACACGGAAGCAGAACTTAGAGAGATGACTGCCTCCAAACGTGCACAGATCCAGTATCTGTATACTGAATCCTTCAGGGTTTTGAACCCGTCATCCTGCAGTTCACTATCGGAAATAGATATTGATATTTCCAAGCTGGAAGTATACAGAGATATTTCAACATCAAAGGTGGTGGAATTCGGAACCGACTGTAAAGTAAAAATAGAATTGGTTTCCAGAACAGCTTTAGAGCAAAAGATGACTCAACTTTCCAAACTGTAAAAATTGAACCATGAAAAATAAAATTATACTGCTCATATCCTTTATCATCTGCTGCCAATTTGTTTCCCATGCTCAAATTTATTCGATGAGCGGCAACAGCGGGCAAACCATTACAACCTGCAAAGGTATTTTACGGCAAACTCCAACAGACGGGACCAGTTGCTACTACAATTTAGGTTCAGGAAATTATTCAAATAATGTGAATCAAACGGTTACATTGTGCTCCGGCACACCCGGCAGGCCCATTCGTGTTAGTTTTATGTGGTGGGATCTGGAAACCAATTTTGACTTCGTTTATGTATACGATGGCCCAACTGCAGCTTCGCCATTAATTGGCACTATCACCGGATCCGGCGATATATATAATCCGCACTCACCAAGGTCTTACACTTCGTCCGGAACCTGTCTTACTTTTAGATTTGTAACCGACGGATCTACCAGATGGTGCGGATTCGAAT
The genomic region above belongs to Sphingobacteriales bacterium and contains:
- a CDS encoding gliding motility-associated C-terminal domain-containing protein, with amino-acid sequence MRKLLVFIQTIVMTFSLQAVELPAQLDYIKNNGQWEQSVLYKADLRGGWVFLEKNALTYLFLDSKEMHHQHQEGNEKYIEINGVKTLNPNYKEAEKSARGHAYQMSWLQSNPLVKIVEKDKQPYFNNYFLGNDPSKWQSAVGLYSSVFYTNLYQQIDARIYSQAQSMKTDYIIHKGGNPTLIKMEYKGADAIKVDESGRLIIQTSVNTVNELKPYAYQYVNGMRQEVKCSYRISGNVVTFHLPEGYDNNNDLIIDPTLIFSTYSGSFGDNWGSSATHDAAGNMFLGGIALDVGFPTTLGAFQTSFSGGSGFNITDIAITKFNSTGTARLYSTYLGGSSNELLSSLYCTPSNELIAVISTSSTNFPTSADAFDKTFNGGGSTVAIQSSIEFPNGSDIAVTKFNAAGTGLVGSTYFGGTSNDGLNLHPSTLFNYGDDTRNDIALDNSGNIYIVSTTSSSNIPGTAGKAQPSIGGGSYDGVVAKFNSGLSSLNWATYYGGSGADAAYSISLDIASNIFICGGTNSSNLPGRTNGLNTTYRGGTTDGYVAKLDNNGNSVLAATYLGTAGYDQAYLMDVDKNDNIYIFGQTLGSYPVTAGVYSNANSNQFLHKLNNSLNTTAFSTVFGRPNYSLINISPTALLVDICGNIYAAGWGGGVNSGFQPNAGTTAQMPVTADAYKSSTDNKDFYFINLNQNASSLKYASYFGENGGVGDHVDGGTSRFDKNGIIYQAVCASCNATNSFPVTAGTVGQNNNSINCNMAGFKFKFDLTGLQIITAAGNPSAGCSPLSVNFTYTATQPATQFFWNFGDGSTSTAEFPSHTFNNPGTYTVKLVIKDPNNCNPADSATFTITVREKKTNPISRTICEGQSVTVGNQTFNTTGTYSVTLQTTQGCDSVVNLNLVVNPTKSTSISRTICQGQSVTIGNQTFNQTGNFSVTLQTSANCDSIVSLNLTVKQPFTTNISRTICQGQSVTVGTQTFNQTGVFTVLLQSSDNCDSTVILNLTVNPPVATTISRTICQGQSVTIGNQTFNQTGTFSVTLVSSQNCDSVVTLNLSVNDVLTTQLNQTVCTGGSVTIGNQTFYTTGSYSVTLTSAQRCDSIVNLQLLVTDTIVANITASICEGERYFIGNQVFTASGDYSVYLTAAAGCDSTVHLSLTVNNIARTTIDRIICDNDSVVIGTQVFKDAGTYTVTLTSSQQCDSIITLNLTVNPTRSTDVFSTICEGDSVSIGTQIFRETGVYTIPLQTTVSCDSNVTLHLTVNPLKRTNFTESICEGSSYSFNNQILTEPGDYSQILSTSLDCDSIITLTLIVHPNVSIDILREICEGDSVTIGTQSFKETGNYTVKLLGSFRCDSTVNLSLTVHPPKSTQLERTICAGDSVMIGNQTFKEDGNYVVILNTSKGCDSTVFLTLNVNSTPVINASVDKSIVLPGEAVQLDVTASGSYSFNWTPAGAVSNPLIANPTAIVNTPTWFVVRASDITTECASVDSVFVDVEILPCVKENIFIPNAFSPNGDGINDHFVPRSTILLSMRLQVYDRWGNKVFESNDPAQGWDGTYKGQPAQVDAYGYHFTGTCTDGGNITLKGNVTLLR